A stretch of DNA from Mesorhizobium onobrychidis:
TCTATTCCTACCTGCCATTCATGGTGCTGCCGCTTTATTCCGCCCTCGAGAAAATGGACTATTCGCTGATCGAGGCGGCCAAGGATCTCGGCTGTCCTGCGACCAGCGCCTTCTGGAAGATCACCTTTCCGCTGTCGCTGCCCGGCGTCATCGCCGGCTGCCTTCTGGTGTTTATTCCCGCCGTCGGCGAGTTCGTCATTCCCGACCTGCTCGGCGGATCGCAGACGCTGATGATCGGCAAGACGCTGTGGAACGAGTTCTTCGCCAATCGCGACTGGCCGGTGTCGTCGGCCGTCGCCGTCATCCTGCTGTTGCTGCTGATCGTGCCGATCATGCTGTTCCAGCGGGCCCAGGCCCGCGCCCAGGAGCAGGACAAATGAACCCGACCTGGAGCCGCTTCAACATCACTTCGATCGTGCTGGGCTTTGCCTTTCTTTACCTGCCGATAGTCCTGCTCGTAATCTTCTCCTTCAACGAGTCGAAATTGGTCACCGTGTGGGGCGGCTTCTCGACCAAATGGTACGTCTCGCTGTTCCACAACCAGGGCCTCATGGACGCCACCTGGGTAACGGCCCGCGTCGCCGTCATCTCGGCCACCGTGGCGACCGTGCTCGGCACGCTGGCGGCTCTCACCTTGACGCGCTACACGCGCTTCAAGGGCCGGATGCTGTTTTCCGGCATGGTCTTTGCGCCGTTGGTCATGCCGGAAGTCATCACCGGCCTGTCGCTGCTGCTGCTCTTCGTCGCCGTCGGTCTCGACCGCGGCTTTCTCACCGTCACGCTTGCCCACATCACCCTGACCATGTGCTTCGTCGCCGTCGTCGTGCAGTCGCGCCTGATGACGTTCGATCGCTCGCTGGAAGAAGCCGCGATGGATCTTGGCGCGCCGCCGGTGAAGACCTTCTTCCAGATCACGCTGCCCGTCATCATGCCGGCGATCGTATCTGGCTGGATGCTGGCGTTCACATTGTCGCTCGACGATCTGGTCATTGCCAGCTTCACCTCAGGGCCCGGCGCCACCACGCTGCCGATGAAGATCTACAGCCAGGTTCGTCTCGGTGTGACGCCGGAGATCAACGCCGCCTGCACCATCCTGATCGCGGTCGTGGCGGTCGGCGTCATCATCGCTTCGCTCGCCAACAAGCGGCGCGAGGTACAGCGCCAGCGCGATGAGCAGGCCGCGCAGCGTGGGTGACGAGAGGGGCGGCAGCAGCAATGCCGGCAGGAAGCGCTTCTGGCGACGACCGCGGCAGCCTCGTTGCCTACCCGCCGGAAACCCCGCGGCTTATCGGCGAAATGAACGGCGTGCTCCACGTTCCGCCGACGAAGAACGAAGACTGGTTGGGACCCTGGTCATTTGTCTGCGTGGCTGGCTGGTCCGCCTGAATGATGCCGCCGGACAGCGCCAGCCCGCGCCCGGCATAGGAGGCGATTCCGGAAAGCCAGATCTTGTACTTCGCCGAATTCGCTTCGGCCTTGTCGATCTTCGCCACACCGTTCGAAATGCTCGCCTTGAGTTCGGCCCCATCGATCGGCAGTGTTCCGTCGGAGACATCGTCGAGCGCGAAGAACCCGCCCTGTTCGTTGTGTTTGAGAAACGCCGGCAAATTGAACCGGCTCAACGCGCCCTGGCCGAATTTCGCCGAAACCGAGCCGTCGGCGTTCTCGAAAATGGAATCCCAGGTTCTGCCTGGTCCCTTGAGGATGACCGAAACGGTTCCCGTGCCGATCGGCACCAGTCGCGTCATTCCGGCTGCAGTGCCAAAAGCCCCGCCATCAATGTCGGAGGCGAGCAGCCTGATCTCGACCTGCGTGCCTCCCGGCTTGCGGTCGAAACGAAGACTGCTCTGGATGTTGCCGCCAAAGGCCGATGCATCGGAAATATCGAAGACGGCAAGACCGTTCTTGACCTGGGCGGCGGCAGCGACGTCGGCAAGCTGGATGGCGCCTGCGGTGGCCTGCGCTGCCGACAGTCTGAGATCGAGATCGATCCGGTCGGCGACGCTTATGTCGATTTCGCCGGGGCCAGCGCCGCTCGTAGGCGCCAGGGGTGTGAAGGCGGAGAGAAACGACCGCAAGTCGAGCGTCTCGAAGGCGAGCGTACCGGCGATCACCGGCCGCGCCTCGCCAAAGGAGAAGTCCAGCGCACCCATTCCAGGATTGTCGTCCAGAGCGATCTCGGTGTTTTCGAATTTAATGCGGCCGGAAGTCGCCGTGACCTTGCTGGAAACGGAAACCGAGCCGATTGCCGCGCCCGGCGCGATGCCGGCCCGCGACCATTCGAGCACGCGCCTGAGCGAGGGTGCGGCAAATTTCGCCTGGCCGTCGAAATAGGCGTTCTCGGACATGCTGGCCACGCCGTCGAAGGAAAAACTGGCAGGGGCCGCCTTGAAGGAAAGCGTCATCGGCGCCGCACCGCCCCCAAACAGCACCAGCGGGTTCGACGATGCGGCATCCACGGCGACGCTTTCGCCACGCCAGATCCCGGTTGCCGACAGCGTCGCATTGCTGTTCATTGCGGCCCAGTTCGCCTGTCCGCTCAGGCTGCTCAGTATCTCAGCGTCCTTGCCATCGACGGAGGTCACCACGCGGCCGTTCCTGAACTCTACGGTGCCGAACGGATCAGCCGGCAGCTTGCTCAGGTCCGGCTTGGCTGGATTGGCGCTGACCACGGCGCGAGCGATGTCGATGGAACGCGTGATGCGTCCGCCTGAAGGCAGGGCGGGCAGGAAAAGTCCATTTGCTGCGCGTTGAACCCTGATCGTCGGCCGGATCAGCCGCGCCGTCGAGAACACCACATCGCCCTGCAACGCCGCCATGGCCGAGAGATTGACCTCGACCCGTTCGGCCTCGATCACAGGCGGCGCGTCGCTCTCTGTCCATTGCGAAAGCGTCACGTCGGACAGGATGGCCCGGAAATTCGGCCAGACCTCGATCCGCGGGGCGCCGTCGATGGTGACCCTGAAACCGCTCCATGCACTCATTTCCCAGGCGATGCGGTCGCGCACGATGCGGGTCGAGGCGACCAGTGGCAGGGCGGCAACGGCCAGCGCGATGACGAGCACGGCAACGCCGATCGCCCATATTCCGCGCCGGATCAAAGGTGATGACATGTCGCCCCGTATGCTTCCGTTCCGACAAGAATCGCCCGACGGGTGTAACCCACGGCTGACGCATTTCAAGTCTTTATGGCCCAGCGATGGCATTTGCGCACATCCACGTCGCTCGGCCGAACAAAATCTTGCTCTGCTGCGCCGCGATATGCATAAGCGATGCCAATGCATGTCGCCAAAATCGTTTTGGGATAACGCATACATAAAAACAAAAGTCTAAAGCGCGGCGCGTGAATCTCTTCAAACGTGACGTGCTTCAAGGAGGAACGATCATGGCCGGCGACGCACCGCTCTGGGCACCGACGAAAGACCAGGTCGACGCCGCGCCGATGACTGCCTTCATGCAGGCCGCCACGGCCGGATCCGGCAAGGCTTTCTCCTCCTACGCCGATCTCCATCGTTGGTCGATCGACGATCGCGAGGCATTCTGGAACCTGGTCTGGGATTTTTGCGGGATCGTGGGCGACAAGGGCGCCAGTGGCGGGATCAGTGGCGGCGAGCGCGTGCTTGTCGATGGCGAGAAGATGCCCGGCGCCGCCTTCTTTCCCGACGCGAAGCTGAACTTCGCCGAGAACCTGTTGAAGAAAACCGGGCTCGGTGATGCCATCGTCTTTCGCGGCGAGGACAAGGTCGAGCGCCGGCTCTCCTGGAATGAGCTGCATGCGCTGACCTCGCGGCTGCAGCAGCTTTTCCTGTCGCTCGGGGTGAAACAGGGCGACCGCATCGCCGCCATGATGCCCAACATGCCGGAGACGGTCGCGGCAATGCTGGCGACAGCCTCGATCGGCGCCGTCTGGTCGTCCTGTTCTCCCGATTTCGGCGAACAGGGCGTGCTGGACCGGTTC
This window harbors:
- a CDS encoding ABC transporter permease, with amino-acid sequence MNPTWSRFNITSIVLGFAFLYLPIVLLVIFSFNESKLVTVWGGFSTKWYVSLFHNQGLMDATWVTARVAVISATVATVLGTLAALTLTRYTRFKGRMLFSGMVFAPLVMPEVITGLSLLLLFVAVGLDRGFLTVTLAHITLTMCFVAVVVQSRLMTFDRSLEEAAMDLGAPPVKTFFQITLPVIMPAIVSGWMLAFTLSLDDLVIASFTSGPGATTLPMKIYSQVRLGVTPEINAACTILIAVVAVGVIIASLANKRREVQRQRDEQAAQRG
- a CDS encoding AsmA family protein, coding for MSSPLIRRGIWAIGVAVLVIALAVAALPLVASTRIVRDRIAWEMSAWSGFRVTIDGAPRIEVWPNFRAILSDVTLSQWTESDAPPVIEAERVEVNLSAMAALQGDVVFSTARLIRPTIRVQRAANGLFLPALPSGGRITRSIDIARAVVSANPAKPDLSKLPADPFGTVEFRNGRVVTSVDGKDAEILSSLSGQANWAAMNSNATLSATGIWRGESVAVDAASSNPLVLFGGGAAPMTLSFKAAPASFSFDGVASMSENAYFDGQAKFAAPSLRRVLEWSRAGIAPGAAIGSVSVSSKVTATSGRIKFENTEIALDDNPGMGALDFSFGEARPVIAGTLAFETLDLRSFLSAFTPLAPTSGAGPGEIDISVADRIDLDLRLSAAQATAGAIQLADVAAAAQVKNGLAVFDISDASAFGGNIQSSLRFDRKPGGTQVEIRLLASDIDGGAFGTAAGMTRLVPIGTGTVSVILKGPGRTWDSIFENADGSVSAKFGQGALSRFNLPAFLKHNEQGGFFALDDVSDGTLPIDGAELKASISNGVAKIDKAEANSAKYKIWLSGIASYAGRGLALSGGIIQADQPATQTNDQGPNQSSFFVGGTWSTPFISPISRGVSGG